A single window of Rhipicephalus microplus isolate Deutch F79 chromosome 5, USDA_Rmic, whole genome shotgun sequence DNA harbors:
- the LOC119174657 gene encoding longistatin: MQTIAIWGSCATVLFAVVAADLPPPDSKAGGEAAELRKKWSAVEVARDLGHIRRDVAKMIELGNAGVMSQDELSFYYFRMHDFDNNNLLDGQEMMAAMFHTSHHDEGGHVDSQPEVIAEADIVSYVDSALLADKNHDGYISYPELRASDFANQHT, encoded by the exons atgcaGACCATCGCGATCTGGGGCTCGTGCGCGACTGTTTTGTTCGCTGTCGTGGCGGCAGATCTGCCCCCACCTGACAGCAAAGCCGGAGGTGAAGCGGCTGAGCTACGCAAGAAGTGGTCTGCGGTGGAAGTTGCTCGCGACTTGGG TCACATCAGAAGGGATGTTGCGAAGATGATTGAGCTAGGAAACGCCGGTGTAATGTCACAAGACGAGCTGTCATTCTACTATTTCAG GATGCACGACTTCGACAACAACAACCTTCTTGACGGTCAGGAGATGATGGCGGCCATGTTCCACACTAGCCACCACGATGAAGGCGGACACGTGGATAGCCAGCCGGAAGTCATAGCGGAGGCAGACATCGTCA gTTACGTGGACTCTGCTCTTTTGGCCGACAAAAACCACGACGGCTATATTTCGTATCCAGAACTAAGGGCAAGCGACTTCGCCAATCAGCATACTTAA
- the LOC119173459 gene encoding longistatin — MTSQMYRRRAVRKAPAGSLGCNWLLRCTALLSYTWVVVAHVDSTFQHFPKPSSAAAAELHNKWSAAEVVRDLEHIKQDVAKLLHLQSTGELSQDEVYFYYFRMHDFDENNLLDGHELKVAMLHTIAHHPGGQTSVPEEAIASYVDAALKSDVNQDGFISYPEIRAAM, encoded by the exons ATGACTTCTCAGATGTATCGTCGGCGTGCCGTAAGAAAGGCACCTGCGGGAAGCTTGGGCTGCAACTGGTTGCTGCGCTGCACCGCGCTTCTGTCCTACACGTGGGTCGTTGTCGCACACGTCGACTCAACGTTCCAGCACTTCCCTAAGCCTTCCAGTGCGGCGGCGGCTGAACTACATAACAAATGGTCTGCAGCGGAGGTGGTTCGAGATCTAGA GCACATTAAACAAGATGTGGCGAAATTGCTTCATCTTCAGAGCACCGGAGAGCTGTCCCAGGATGAAGTGTACTTTTATTATTTCAG GATGCACGATTTCGACGAAAACAATTTGCTGGACGGCCACGAGTTGAAGGTCGCCATGCTGCACACCATCGCCCACCATCCTGGCGGGCAGACCTCCGTGCCCGAAGAAGCAATCGCAA gTTACGTGGACGCCGCCTTGAAGTCGGATGTAAACCAAGATGGCTTCATTTCGTACCCGGAAATCAGGGCAGCCATGTAG